GGCGGTTGTAGAGGAGGCCGGTCAGCGGCGGTGCCGTCCACGGGTCTCGCTGATGGGCGCGGCGGGTGACCGGATCCCGGCGAGCACGCTGTTGCGCCTGCCGTACGCCAGGTAGACCAGCACGCCGAAGGCCATCCAGTCCCCGAAGTACAGCCGAACGCGCTCGTCTGGCCGAAAACGATGCCGAGCAGCGGTGAGTGCAGGGTGGCCGCGGCCGTACGAGCAGGCCGGTGATCCCAGCGATCATGAAGGAGAGGACCACGCCGGGGCCGGCCATGGTGGCCGCCCGGCGTCCGCGATGCTGAAGAGGTAGCCGGTCACGTGGTGGACACCGCCTGGTCACGCACCGATCACCAGCCACGTCCCGCCGTACGCGCGCAGTCCCAGAGTGATCAGCCGCGCCGCCATCCACACCCCGAGCGCCAGCCAGAGCGCCACCAGGCCGCTCCCGGTGACGGTCACCAGCAGCACGGCCGGTAGGTAGGCGACCGTGGTCCACAGCCCCGCCCAGGCGAGGTAACGCTGGTCGCCGGCGCCGATGAGCACCCCGTCCAGCACGAACACCACCCCCGCGATCGGCTGCAGGACCGCTATCACCCAGAGCAGGTCGAGCAGCCGCCCGGCCACCGCCGGTCCCGCGTCGAACAGGGCGGGAACGAACGGCCTGGCAGCGATCACCACGAGCCCGAACACCACCCCCGAGCCGATCCCCCACATGACCATCCGGAGGGTCGCCGCCCGGGTCCCCGCGACGTCACCGGCGCCCAGGGTGCGGCCGGTGATGGCCTGCCCGGCGATGGCGATCGCGTCCAGCGCGAAGGCCAGCAGGGTCCAGATCCGCAGGGCGACCGTGTGAGCCTCGATCTGGTCCTCTCCCATGCGCGTGGCCACGGTCGCGGCGATGGTCAGCACCACCTGCATGCACGCCGTACGGATGATCAGAGCGATCCCGGCCGAGCCCGCTGCCCGGATGCCCGCCAGATCGGGCCGGAGCCGCGCCCCGTGCCGTCCGAAGATCAGGACGAGGTAGACCGCGGCGCCGAGTGACTGGGCCAGCACCGTGCCCCAGGCCGAGCCCGCGATGCCCCAGCCCAGGCCCAGGACGAACGCGAGGTTGAGCAACGCGTTGAGCGCGAACGACCCGACGGACACCAGCAGCGGAGTCGCGGTGTCCTGCATGCCGCGCAGCACGCCGGTGCCGGCCAGGACGAGCAGCATGGCCGGGACGCCCAGCAGACTGATCCTCAGATAGGTCACCGCCTGCCGGGCGAGCTCACCTTCGGCGCCGATCAGATGGACGAGGAAGGGCGCGAGCGGCCATACCACCGCGATGATCGCGAGCCCGGCCCCGACCGCCAGCCAGAGGCCGTCCACCCCCTGCTGGACCGCCCGCCGGGTGTTCCCCGCACCGATCTGCCGGGCCACCGCCGCCGTCGTTCCGTACGCCAGGAACACGCACAGCCCCACCAGGACACTCAGCACGGTGCTCGCCACCCCCAGCGCGCCGAGCGCGGGTGCCGGCAGGTGGCTGACGATGACGGTGTCGGTCAGCAGGAACAGCGGCTCGGCGACCAGCGCTCCGAAGGCCGGTACGGCCAGCCGGAGGATCTGCCTGTCATGGGCGCGGCCCGCGCTGGGGGTAAGAGGCACGGATCTATTGTGCCTCTTACCCCCAGCACTGCCCCCAAAAGGATCAAAGGGACGTCACGTGCCATGTGAGGAGAGTCTCGGCGTGTCGCCCCAACTTTCTTTTCTCCACAGGCAGTGGATGAGGTTTCTGCTGCTCAGAGGGGCTTTCCGGTCTGTGGAAAAGAGTTGTCCACAGGGCTGTCCACAGGGTGTCCCCTCATCTGGGGAAGAACTCCCCACCTTATCCACACCCCTGTCTACAGGCCGCGTTGCCACATGGTCCGGAGAGCGGCGAAACTGTCAGACTGGTCGGCTACAAATGGGGATAGCGTAACTGTGTTCGAAAGAGGGGGTGGGCGGTGAGCATCGCGGAGCCACCGGTGTTTGAGCCGGGATTCGAGCGCACCCCACCGAACAACATCGAGGCCGAGCAGTCCGTCCTCGGCGGCATGCTGCTGTCCAAGGACGCCATCGCCGACGTCGTCGAGATCGTGCGGTCCGACGACTTCTACCGCCCGGCCCACCAGATCATCTACGACATCATCACCGACCTCTACGGACGCGGCGACCCCGCCGACGCCGTCACCATCTTCGACGAGCTGCAGAAGCGCGGTGAGGTCGCCCGGGTCGGTGGCGGCGCCTACCTCCACACGCTGACGGCCGTCGTGCCCACCGCGGCGAACGCCGGCTACTACGCCAGGATCGTCCGCGAGCAGGCCATCCTCCGGCGGCTGATCGAGGCCGGCACCCGCATCGTCTCCTTCGGGTACGGCGGGCAGGACGAGGAGGTCGACGAGCTCGTCGACCGCGCCCAGGCCGAGATCTACAAGGTCACCGAGCGCCGCACCTCCGAGGACTACATCCCCCTGGCCGACATCATGCCGGGAGCCCTCGACGAGCTGGAGGCCATCGGCGGCCGAGGCGGCCAGATGGTCGGCGTCCCCACCGGTTTCCAGGACCTAGACGCCCTCACCAACGGTCTCCATCCCGGCCAGATGATCGTCGTGGCCGCCCGCCCTGCCATCGGCAAATCGACTTTGGGGCTAGATTTCGCCAGATCTGCCGCTATCAAGCACGGTATGACGACTGTCGTGTTCTCGCTGGAAATGTCGCGTAACGAGATCACGATGCGCCTGCTGTCCGCCGAGGCGCGGGTGTCGCTGCAGAACATGCGGTCGGGCACGATGAGCGACGACGACTGGGCCAAGCTGGCCCGGAGGATGGGTGAGGTGGCCGAGGCGCCGCTGTTCATCGACGACTCGCCCAACATGTCGATGATGGAGATCCGGGCCAAGTGCCGCCGTCTCAAGCAGCGCAACGACCTGCGCTTCGTCATCATCGACTACCTGCAGCTGATGTCCTCGCCGAAGAAGACCGAGAGCCGCCAGAACGAGGTCTCCGAGATCTCCCGTGCCATCAAGCTGCTCGCCAAGGAGCTGGAGGTCCCGGTCATCGCGATCTCCCAGCTCAACCGTGGCCCCGAGCAGCGGACCGACAAGCGCCCCATGGTGAGCGACCTCCGTGAATCGGGGTGTCTCACGGCGGATACCCGTGTTCTCCGGGCTGACACCGGTGCGGAGGTGTCCCTGGGAGAATTGCTGGAGAGCGGGGAGCGTGACGTTCCCGTGTGGTCGCTTGACGAGCGGTTGCGTCTCATCCCGCGAACCATGACCCATGTGTTCCCAAGTGGGATCAAGGAAGTCTTCAGGCTCCGGTTGAGGTCTGGCAGGGAGATCAAGGCAACGGCGAATCATCCCTTCATGACCTACGACGGATGGCGTCCCCTGGGTGAACTCCGTCCGGGGGCACGGCTGGCGGTGCCTCGTCACGTGCCGCCCCCCGGGCAGCTCCAAGAATGGCCGGAAGACGAAGTCGTCCTGCTGGCGCACATGATCGGTGACGGGTCGTTCGTGAAGTCCCAGCCGATGCGCTACGCCAGCAAGGACGAGGCCTGCCTCGAAGCGATGACCGACGCGGCGAAACACTTCGGCATCACCGCTGTCCGGGATGAGTTCGAGGCTGCCGGGGTAACTACTCTGCGTCTTCCTGCGCCTTACCGCCTGACCCATGGCAAGAGAAACCCGATTGCCTCCGGGCTTGATTCACTTGGGCTCTTCGGGCTTGGAAGCCATGAGAAATATGTCCCTGAGGGGGTCTTCTCTCTGGCCAAGCCTCAGGTTGCTCTCTTCCTGCGCCACCTCTGGGCAACCGATGGCTGTGTCTGGTGGGACGAGAAGATCGGCCAGGCGCGGATTTACTACGCATCCACCAGTCGTCGCCTGGTCGACGACGTTGCCCGGCTTCTTCTGCGCTTCAATGTGATGACCAGGGTGAAGGAGGTCAAAAAAGGCGATTACCGGCCGGGATATCAGTTGCTCATTTATGGCGCAGAGAACCAACTTCGCTTCATCGATGACATCGGCGTTCACGGCGAACGGTCGGCGCAGGCAGAGCGGTGCGCTACCGCACTACGTGGAATAACGGCGAACACCAACCCGGACACCGTTCCTCGCGAGGTCTGGGACAAGGTGCGGAGCGTACTGACGGAGAAGGGCATGACCCACCGCGAGTTCTCGGCGCAGCCTGGCACCCAGTTCTGCGGGAGCGCCTTGCGGAAGGGTGCTCCAAGCCGTGAACGCCTGGGAAGGGTGGCGACCATTCTCGATGACGCCCAACTGGAGATGATCGCCACCAATGATGTCTTCTGGGATGAAGTCGTCTCCATCGAGAGTCAGGGAGAGGAGGCCGTCTTCGATGCCACCGTTCTGGGCACCCACAATTTCGTGGCTAATGGCATCGGTGTTCACAACTCGATTGAGCAGGACGCTGACATGGTCATCCTTCTCCACCGGGAAGACGCGTATGAGCGCGAATCACCCCGAGCGGGCGAGGCCGACCTGATCGTGGCCAAGCACCGTAACGGTCCCACGGCCACGGTCACCGTGGCCTTCCAGGGCCATTACAGCCGCTTCGTCGACATGGCCCCTCACTAGGAGGACTTTGTAGGTTCTCAAGCCGCGTGTCACTTTCTCACCGACGATGACACCTGGATCGCACAAATGACACGAGGTTGAGATTTCCTCGCCCACGAGCCACGCAGCCCGTCTGATCAAGTGAGTGAGAAGCCACCTGGACTGGCGCTGCCTGCCTGCTGCGCCACTTCGCCAACGACGACCAACAGCGTGACGCTCCACCGGCACCCGCCGACGATTCCTGATCAGTGTCGGCGCGTTCACTCACCGGATGCGACCTCCTGTCGCGCAACTCTGAGGCTGTTTCTCCCACTGCGGACAGGCGCATCCCCGCCACCTCTTATTTGACAGTTCATTCTAGAAAGCCATAGGTTCTGCCGTATGGCAAGGACCAAGGAGTTCGATCCTGACGCGGCACTGCAGGCGGCCCTGGAACTGTTCTGGCAACGGGGGTACGAGGCGACGTCGATGGCCGACCTCGTCGAGCACCTGGGAATCGGCAGAGCCAGCATCTACGCCACTTTCGGCAACAAGCGCGACTTCTACCTGAAGGCCTACGAGCGCTACCTGCAAAACGGGATCGACTACATCGGCCTGCTGTCACAACCGGGGCCGGCGCTGCCCGCCGTACGCGCGCTGGTCGAGCGTTTCGCCGAGGAGTCCGCGCACGACGAGAAGCGCCGCGGCTGCCTGGTGGTCAACACCGCCGTGGAGGTGGCACCGCACGACCCCGCGCTAGCCCGGCGTGTGGAGTCCAACTGGGATTTCATCGAGACCACGCTGACCTCGGCGCTGACCAGGGCCCGCGCCCAGGGCGAGCTCACCGAGGAGAAGGATCCTCGGGCGCTCGCCCGGTTCCTGCTGACCGTGATGCAGGGCATGCGGGTCATCGGCAAGGGCTCCAGCGACCCCGAGCGCCTCTACGACACCGCCGCACAGGCGCTGCGCGCTCTCGAATAGCCCCGTCCTCCTCTGGCGCGGAGCTTCCGCACCCTTGAAGCGGGGCTTCGACGCCCTCAAATGAAGCGAGACTTTCACGCCTTCAAACTAGAACGATCAGTCTAGAAAAGAGGAGTCTGTGACTATCCCACTGGCCGTCTCGCCCGCACCCACGCGGCCGACCGCCCCCGCCCCCGCCTTCGCTCTGCTCGGCACCGTCCAGATCGTGCTGATCTCAGGCATCACCGTCATCTCCGTCGCTCTGCCGGCGATCCAGGACGAGTTGCGGCTCAGCGGCGGCGACCTGGCACTGGTCAGCACGGCGTACGGGCTGGCGTTCAGCGGGTTACTGCTGCTCGGCGGCAGGCTGGCGGACCTGTACGGCAGGCGCCGGGTGTTCATGCTGGGCCTCGGTCTGTTCGGGGTTTCCTCGGCTGCGGCCGCCCTGGCCCCCGGGCTCGCCCTGCTGCTCACCGCGCGGTTCGCTCAGGGCATCGGCGCCGCCCTGGCGGCTCCCTCGGCCATGGCCCTGCTCGGCGTGCTTTTCCCCGACCCCCACAGGCGGGCCCGGGCCACCGCCGTCTGGGGTGGTCTGGCGGGCATCGGTGCGACCGGGGGCATGCTGCTGTCCGGCGTGTTCGCCGAGTGGGCGTCATGGCGGTGGGCATTCGGCGTGCCGGCGACCGCCGCGGCCCTCGCCATCGTGGCGGCACCCCGGCTGCTCCCCGCCGATCGGCCGGTACGGCGTGCTCGCATCGACATCCTCGGCGCCGCACTGGTGACGGCAGGGCTCTCGACACTGAGCTACGGGCTGGTGGAGAGCTCGTACGGCCCGCTCATCGGCGGAGTCGTTCTGCTACTCACCTTCATGGTCGTGGAATCCCGTACGGCCGCCCCTCTGGTGCCGCCGGCGTTCTTCGCCGCACCGCGAAGAGCCGTCGCGCTGGCGGCGATCGTACTTGGCTCAGCGGGCATGGCCACCAGTTTCTTCTTCCTCTCGCTCCATCTCCAGCAGGTTCGTGGCCTATCTCCGCTGCTGACCTCTGCCGCGTTCCTGCCGTACGGCGCGGTCCTGATCGGTACGGGCGCGGTCGCCGGGCGGCTACTGGGGCGCTTCGGCGTCCGGATCGTTCTCACGACCGGCCTGATCATGGCCGCCGCCGGACTGGCCCTGGTCAGCAGGTTCGACGGCGCCCTCGTCGCCGGGCTGCTGGTCCTGCCGTTCGGCATCGGCCTGACGTTCGCCGGCGCGACCGTGGCCGCGGTCGCCGATGTGCCCGACGAGCAGGCCGGGCTCGCCGGTGGCGTGGTCAACACCGCGATGGAGATCGGACCGACCCTCGGTCTCGCCGTACTGGTGTCACTGGCCGCGGTACATGCCGGTGACACAACCTCCGGCTACGGCTTCGCGCTCGGCATCGCCGCTGTCGCCTTCATCCTCATCGCCCCGATCGCAGCCCTACTACTGCGCACCCCTCAATAAGAACCCGACAAGAACTCGATAAGAAGGAGAACATCATGACCGCTCGATTCATCGGCAAGGTCGCCCTCGTCACCGGCGGCGGCTCCGGCATCGGCCGTGCGACCGCGCGGGCCTTCGCCCGTGAGGGCGCCACCGTCGTCGTCTCCGGGCGTGACGCGGAGAATCTCGACCAGACGGTCAAGCTGATCGAGGCCGAGAGCGGGCGCGCGAGCTTCGTCACCGCCGACGTCACCCGGCAGGAGGACGTCGCCCGGATGGTCGCGACGACCGTGGAGCATCACGGCGGCCTGCACATCGCGCACAACAATGCCGGTGTCTTCGGCCAGGCCGCTCCGCTCGCCGACCTCGACGTCGACGGCTGGCGTAACGTGCTGGACGTCAACCTGACCGGAGTGTTCCTGTCGATGAAATACGAGATCCAGCACATGCGCTCGAATGGCGGAGGCACGATCGTCAACACCGCCTCCAACATCGGTGCCCATCGCAGGCTTCCCGGGGCGAGCGCGTATGCCACTTCCAAGGCGGGCGTGAGCTTCCTGACCCGCGCCGCGGCACTCGACCACATCGATGACGGCATCCGCATCAACGCGGTCAGCCCCGGAGCCAGCGACGGCCCGATGTCATCGCTGCCCGGCGAGAGCCGCGAGGAACGCGACGCCCGTCTCGCCCCGTCGATTCCGCTCGGCAGGGTCGGCAAGCTCGAGGAGGTCGCCGCCACCGTGCTGTGGCTCGCCTCCCCCGAGTCCGGATTCGCCGTCGGCCACGACCTCGTCATCGACGGCGGCGCCACCGCCTGATCACAAAGCGACCCGGGGTATCCCCTGATCACAGGGAGAGGGTGCGCTGGCGCCATATCCGCTCCTGAACCGAATCGACCGAGTACGCGAGCAGCACGGGCTGACCCAAGAACGTTTGGGGAACTGGCTGATGTTGATCGTAAGACGATCAACCGGATCGAGAACGGCATGCACAGTCCATTACTGGACCAGGCACTTCAAGATCTCTGACGTTCTTGAAGTGCCTGCGCGGGAGCTGTTTCCCAATATGGACGGGCGCCACGGGAGAGATTCCGCACCGGGCTCGTAGCTGAATCTTCTGTTGAGGAGGGCGTGAGGAGCGGCACCTTCATGTCTGTGCTCGACCTGACTGAGGAAAACGACAAGATCGTGAGACAGGTCAGATGACAAGACCGTGAGATGGGATTAATTGACGCAGGTCACGAGCTCCCTAGATGACAAGTGAGACGAGAACCTACAGACTTCTGCAGGATCCGCGAATCCGTGAGCAATTCCGCGCGATCATGAGCACTCGCCGAGCAAATCCGTGATTCGGTGAGCAATCGCGGTGCCCTGCCTGTTTCGGAGGAGGTGGGCAGGGTCACGGTACCTGGATGGCGATTACGGCGATGCCGGCGCCAGCGGAAGAACATCGGAGGTCGGCACGGTGGTGTCGTTCCGGTGGGTCCGGAGGGCATCAAACCCGCAGAAGGGCGGGCCGTCACCGCCTGGGCATCACGCCGCCGTCAGTGCCGACGGGCCCGTCTTTCATGGGTGGGTGCCGTAGCGGCGAGGGTCAGGGCTCCTACAAGGGCGGCGCGAGGGCCCAGGGTGGAGGAGCGGATCTGGACGCGGTCGCTGATCGCGGGTTGGGCGAAGCGGCGCAGGGATTCGCGGATTCCTTCCAGGAGGGGGTCCCCTGCGGTCGCGAGTTCGCCGCCGATGATGAGCATCGCGGGGTCCAGAGCGTTGCACAGGTCGGACAGGACCCGTCCGAGCCGGCGTCCCGCGTCGGCGACGATCCGGGCCACCACCGGGTTGTCGACCAGGGCGTCCAGGAACAGGTCGTCGGGCCGTTCGGAGAGCGGCAGACCCGCCGCGATGAGCTGCCTCCACACCTCGCCGATCGACACCACCGATTCGAGGCAGCCGCGCTGCCCGCAACGGCACTGTGTCCCGCCCTCCTGGACCAGCGTGTGCCCGATCTCCCCTGATGCCCCGTACGCCCCGGTATACCGCCTGCCTGCGAGGATCAGCCCGGCTCCGATGCCGTGGGACGCCTTGACGTAGACCAGGTCGGACACGTTCTGCCCGGCCCCGTGCGTGTGCTCGGCCAGCGCGGCGAGCTCCGCGTCGTTCGCGATCACCACCTCCCCGCCGAGCCGGGCGACCAGCTCCTGCCGAGGCCGGACCCCGGCCCAGCCGGCGAGGATCGTGGCCGACTGGATCTTGCCGGTCACCTGGTTGATCGGCCCCGGGATCCCCGCCGCGGTCCGCCGCACCGAACCGGCCGGGACTCCCGCCC
Above is a genomic segment from Streptosporangium album containing:
- a CDS encoding MFS transporter — its product is MTIPLAVSPAPTRPTAPAPAFALLGTVQIVLISGITVISVALPAIQDELRLSGGDLALVSTAYGLAFSGLLLLGGRLADLYGRRRVFMLGLGLFGVSSAAAALAPGLALLLTARFAQGIGAALAAPSAMALLGVLFPDPHRRARATAVWGGLAGIGATGGMLLSGVFAEWASWRWAFGVPATAAALAIVAAPRLLPADRPVRRARIDILGAALVTAGLSTLSYGLVESSYGPLIGGVVLLLTFMVVESRTAAPLVPPAFFAAPRRAVALAAIVLGSAGMATSFFFLSLHLQQVRGLSPLLTSAAFLPYGAVLIGTGAVAGRLLGRFGVRIVLTTGLIMAAAGLALVSRFDGALVAGLLVLPFGIGLTFAGATVAAVADVPDEQAGLAGGVVNTAMEIGPTLGLAVLVSLAAVHAGDTTSGYGFALGIAAVAFILIAPIAALLLRTPQ
- a CDS encoding ROK family transcriptional regulator — translated: MSTTPNQRIERSRRAILDALNQSFPATRQELSHRTGLAPSTVAGIVRGLLAKGLVQEHEATDHTGLGRPSSRLSPRRPPGHLVGIDFGHKHISAALASTAQEIVAEGTVSLDVDASASNALDQAAILVADLLDRAGVPAGSVRRTAAGIPGPINQVTGKIQSATILAGWAGVRPRQELVARLGGEVVIANDAELAALAEHTHGAGQNVSDLVYVKASHGIGAGLILAGRRYTGAYGASGEIGHTLVQEGGTQCRCGQRGCLESVVSIGEVWRQLIAAGLPLSERPDDLFLDALVDNPVVARIVADAGRRLGRVLSDLCNALDPAMLIIGGELATAGDPLLEGIRESLRRFAQPAISDRVQIRSSTLGPRAALVGALTLAATAPTHERRARRH
- a CDS encoding TetR/AcrR family transcriptional regulator — its product is MARTKEFDPDAALQAALELFWQRGYEATSMADLVEHLGIGRASIYATFGNKRDFYLKAYERYLQNGIDYIGLLSQPGPALPAVRALVERFAEESAHDEKRRGCLVVNTAVEVAPHDPALARRVESNWDFIETTLTSALTRARAQGELTEEKDPRALARFLLTVMQGMRVIGKGSSDPERLYDTAAQALRALE
- a CDS encoding replicative DNA helicase, encoding MSIAEPPVFEPGFERTPPNNIEAEQSVLGGMLLSKDAIADVVEIVRSDDFYRPAHQIIYDIITDLYGRGDPADAVTIFDELQKRGEVARVGGGAYLHTLTAVVPTAANAGYYARIVREQAILRRLIEAGTRIVSFGYGGQDEEVDELVDRAQAEIYKVTERRTSEDYIPLADIMPGALDELEAIGGRGGQMVGVPTGFQDLDALTNGLHPGQMIVVAARPAIGKSTLGLDFARSAAIKHGMTTVVFSLEMSRNEITMRLLSAEARVSLQNMRSGTMSDDDWAKLARRMGEVAEAPLFIDDSPNMSMMEIRAKCRRLKQRNDLRFVIIDYLQLMSSPKKTESRQNEVSEISRAIKLLAKELEVPVIAISQLNRGPEQRTDKRPMVSDLRESGCLTADTRVLRADTGAEVSLGELLESGERDVPVWSLDERLRLIPRTMTHVFPSGIKEVFRLRLRSGREIKATANHPFMTYDGWRPLGELRPGARLAVPRHVPPPGQLQEWPEDEVVLLAHMIGDGSFVKSQPMRYASKDEACLEAMTDAAKHFGITAVRDEFEAAGVTTLRLPAPYRLTHGKRNPIASGLDSLGLFGLGSHEKYVPEGVFSLAKPQVALFLRHLWATDGCVWWDEKIGQARIYYASTSRRLVDDVARLLLRFNVMTRVKEVKKGDYRPGYQLLIYGAENQLRFIDDIGVHGERSAQAERCATALRGITANTNPDTVPREVWDKVRSVLTEKGMTHREFSAQPGTQFCGSALRKGAPSRERLGRVATILDDAQLEMIATNDVFWDEVVSIESQGEEAVFDATVLGTHNFVANGIGVHNSIEQDADMVILLHREDAYERESPRAGEADLIVAKHRNGPTATVTVAFQGHYSRFVDMAPH
- a CDS encoding SDR family NAD(P)-dependent oxidoreductase, which codes for MTARFIGKVALVTGGGSGIGRATARAFAREGATVVVSGRDAENLDQTVKLIEAESGRASFVTADVTRQEDVARMVATTVEHHGGLHIAHNNAGVFGQAAPLADLDVDGWRNVLDVNLTGVFLSMKYEIQHMRSNGGGTIVNTASNIGAHRRLPGASAYATSKAGVSFLTRAAALDHIDDGIRINAVSPGASDGPMSSLPGESREERDARLAPSIPLGRVGKLEEVAATVLWLASPESGFAVGHDLVIDGGATA
- a CDS encoding MATE family efflux transporter, with translation MPLTPSAGRAHDRQILRLAVPAFGALVAEPLFLLTDTVIVSHLPAPALGALGVASTVLSVLVGLCVFLAYGTTAAVARQIGAGNTRRAVQQGVDGLWLAVGAGLAIIAVVWPLAPFLVHLIGAEGELARQAVTYLRISLLGVPAMLLVLAGTGVLRGMQDTATPLLVSVGSFALNALLNLAFVLGLGWGIAGSAWGTVLAQSLGAAVYLVLIFGRHGARLRPDLAGIRAAGSAGIALIIRTACMQVVLTIAATVATRMGEDQIEAHTVALRIWTLLAFALDAIAIAGQAITGRTLGAGDVAGTRAATLRMVMWGIGSGVVFGLVVIAARPFVPALFDAGPAVAGRLLDLLWVIAVLQPIAGVVFVLDGVLIGAGDQRYLAWAGLWTTVAYLPAVLLVTVTGSGLVALWLALGVWMAARLITLGLRAYGGTWLVIGA